A single window of Camelus ferus isolate YT-003-E chromosome 7, BCGSAC_Cfer_1.0, whole genome shotgun sequence DNA harbors:
- the CLDN12 gene encoding claudin-12: MGCRDVHAATVLSFLCGIASVAGLFAGTLLPNWRKLRLITFNRNEKNLTVYTGLWVKCARYDGGNDCLMYDTTWYSSVDQLDLRVLQFALPLSILIAMGALLLCLIGMCNTAFRSSVPNIKLAKCLVNSAGCHLVAGLLFSLAGTVSLSPSIWVIFYNIHLNKKFEPVFTFDYAVYVTIASAGGLFMTSLLLFIWYCACKSLPSPFWQPLYSHPPSMHTYSQPYSARSRLSAIEIDIPVVSHTT, encoded by the coding sequence ATGGGCTGTCGGGATGTCCATGCAGCGACAGTCCTCTCCTTCCTGTGTGGAATCGCCTCAGTTGCAGGCCTCTTTGCGGGGACTCTGCTTCCCAACTGGAGAAAATTACGACTGATCACGTTCAACAGAAACGAGAAGAACCTGACCGTTTACACAGGCCTGTGGGTGAAGTGTGCCCGATACGACGGGGGCAATGACTGCCTGATGTACGACACTACGTGGTACTCATCAGTTGACCAGCTGGACCTGCGGGTCCTACAGTTTGCCCTGCCCCTCAGCATCCTGATCGCAATGGGTGCCCTGCTGCTCTGCCTGATTGGAATGTGTAACACTGCCTTCAGGTCCTCCGTGCCCAACATCAAACTGGCCAAGTGTCTGGTCAATAGTGCAGGATGTCACCTGGTGGCCGGGCTGCTGTTTTCCCTGGCAGGTACTGTGAGCCTCTCCCCATCCATCTGGGTCATCTTTTACAACATCCACCTGAACAAGAAGTTTGAGCCAGTCTTTACGTTTGACTATGCAGTGTATGTCACTATCGCTAGTGCTGGGGGCCTGTTTATGACTTCCCTTCTACTGTTTATTTGGTACTGCGCATGCAaatctctgccttctcctttctgGCAACCACTGTACTCCCATCCTCCCAGTATGCATACTTACTCACAGCCCTATTCAGCACGCTCCCGCCTCTCTGCCATCGAAATCGACATTCCAGTAGTTTCACACACCACCTAA
- the GTPBP10 gene encoding GTP-binding protein 10 isoform X1 produces the protein MVRSSCLLLRKYGNFIDNLRLFTRGGSGGMGYPRLGGEGGKGGDVWVVAQNKMTLKQLKDRYPQKRFVAGEGANSRVSALKGCKGKDCEIPVPVGISVTDENGKIIGELNKEKDRILVAEGGLGGKLLTNFLPLKGQKRVIHLDLKLIADIGLVGFPNAGKSSLLSKISHAKPTIADYAFTTLKPELGKIMYNDFKQVSVADLPGLIEGAHRNKGMGHKFLKHIERTRQLLFVVDIFGFQLSSQTQYRSAFETIILLTKELELYKEELQTKPALLAVNKMDLPDAQDKFHVLMSQLQNPKDFLYLFEKNMIPERTVEFQHIIPISAVTGEGIDELKNCIRKSLDENANQENDAHHKKQLLNLHISSTVSYSEPPSKNAFTSPRMDVTSIN, from the exons ATGGTCCGCAGCAGTTGCTTATTGTTGAGAAAG tatGGAAACTTCATTGATAACCTAAGACTCTTCACCAGGGGAGGAAGTGGTGGAATGGGTTACCCTCGCTTAGGTGGAGAAGGTGGAAAAGGTGGTGATGTCTGGGTTGTAGCCCAGaacaaaatgactttaaaacaacTTAAAGACAGATATCCTCAGAAACGGTTTGTGGCTGGAGAAGGAGCAAACAGTCg agtTAGTGCACTAAAAGGCTGCAAGGGAAAAGACTGTGAAATTCCGGTACCTGTTGGTATTTCAGTAACTGatgaaaatggtaaaattatAG gagaactcaataaagagaaagacagaatttTGGTAGCTGAAGGAGGTCTTGGTGGTAAATTACTTACAAATTTCTTACCACTGAAAGGCCAGAAACGAGTAATTCACCTTGATCTAAAACTTATAGCTGATATAGGTCTAGTGGG aTTCCCAAATGCTGGAAAATCCTCTTTGCTAAGTAAGATTTCTCATGCAAAACCTACAATTGCAGATTATGcat ttacaaCATTAAAGCCTGAACTTGGAAAAATTATGTATAATGATTTCAAACAG GTATCGGTAGCTGATCTTCCTGGTTTAATAGAAGGAGCACATAGGAACAAAGGAATGGGCCACAAATTCCTCAAGCATATAGAAAGAACTAGACAACTACTTTTTGTT gttgaTATTTTTGGATTTCAGCTTTCTTCCCAAACTCAATACAGATCTGCCTTTGAAACCATAATACTGCTTACAAAa GAGTTGGAGTTGTACAAAGAGGAGCTTCAGACAAAACCTGCACTCCTGGCAGTTAATAAAATGGACTTGCCAGATGCTCAAGATAAATTCCACGTACTGATGAGCCAACTCCAGAATCCTAAAG attttttgtatttatttgaaaaaaacatgATTCCAGAGAGGACTGTGGAGTTCCAACACATCATCCCCATCTCTGCAGTTACTGGAGAAGGAATTGATGAACTTAAAAACTGTATAAGAAAGTCTCTGGATGAAAATGCCAACCAGGAAAATGATGCACATCATAAGAAGCAGTTGCTTAATTTACACATTTCCAGTACAGTATCTTACAGTGAGCCACCATCAAAGAACGCTTTTACTAGTCCCAGAATGGATGTAACGtcaatcaattaa
- the GTPBP10 gene encoding GTP-binding protein 10 isoform X2, which yields MGYPRLGGEGGKGGDVWVVAQNKMTLKQLKDRYPQKRFVAGEGANSRVSALKGCKGKDCEIPVPVGISVTDENGKIIGELNKEKDRILVAEGGLGGKLLTNFLPLKGQKRVIHLDLKLIADIGLVGFPNAGKSSLLSKISHAKPTIADYAFTTLKPELGKIMYNDFKQVSVADLPGLIEGAHRNKGMGHKFLKHIERTRQLLFVVDIFGFQLSSQTQYRSAFETIILLTKELELYKEELQTKPALLAVNKMDLPDAQDKFHVLMSQLQNPKDFLYLFEKNMIPERTVEFQHIIPISAVTGEGIDELKNCIRKSLDENANQENDAHHKKQLLNLHISSTVSYSEPPSKNAFTSPRMDVTSIN from the exons ATGGGTTACCCTCGCTTAGGTGGAGAAGGTGGAAAAGGTGGTGATGTCTGGGTTGTAGCCCAGaacaaaatgactttaaaacaacTTAAAGACAGATATCCTCAGAAACGGTTTGTGGCTGGAGAAGGAGCAAACAGTCg agtTAGTGCACTAAAAGGCTGCAAGGGAAAAGACTGTGAAATTCCGGTACCTGTTGGTATTTCAGTAACTGatgaaaatggtaaaattatAG gagaactcaataaagagaaagacagaatttTGGTAGCTGAAGGAGGTCTTGGTGGTAAATTACTTACAAATTTCTTACCACTGAAAGGCCAGAAACGAGTAATTCACCTTGATCTAAAACTTATAGCTGATATAGGTCTAGTGGG aTTCCCAAATGCTGGAAAATCCTCTTTGCTAAGTAAGATTTCTCATGCAAAACCTACAATTGCAGATTATGcat ttacaaCATTAAAGCCTGAACTTGGAAAAATTATGTATAATGATTTCAAACAG GTATCGGTAGCTGATCTTCCTGGTTTAATAGAAGGAGCACATAGGAACAAAGGAATGGGCCACAAATTCCTCAAGCATATAGAAAGAACTAGACAACTACTTTTTGTT gttgaTATTTTTGGATTTCAGCTTTCTTCCCAAACTCAATACAGATCTGCCTTTGAAACCATAATACTGCTTACAAAa GAGTTGGAGTTGTACAAAGAGGAGCTTCAGACAAAACCTGCACTCCTGGCAGTTAATAAAATGGACTTGCCAGATGCTCAAGATAAATTCCACGTACTGATGAGCCAACTCCAGAATCCTAAAG attttttgtatttatttgaaaaaaacatgATTCCAGAGAGGACTGTGGAGTTCCAACACATCATCCCCATCTCTGCAGTTACTGGAGAAGGAATTGATGAACTTAAAAACTGTATAAGAAAGTCTCTGGATGAAAATGCCAACCAGGAAAATGATGCACATCATAAGAAGCAGTTGCTTAATTTACACATTTCCAGTACAGTATCTTACAGTGAGCCACCATCAAAGAACGCTTTTACTAGTCCCAGAATGGATGTAACGtcaatcaattaa